The sequence CCACCATTATCCCCTGATATTTCAGTCCTGAGTAAAGATTATTAATCATACCACGCCATGCAAAATGGGGTGGAGATTGTCTGAGAAGACGACATGTTCACTAGTAAATACGTTAGAATACCACAAAACCCCAAAGTCCATTTCATTTGAGATTGACAAATGAAAAGGTAGTGCAGAAAGACCCATCATTTTGCTCCTGCAAACTTCGCCTCCTCTCTTGACTCTTAAGCCCTTCATCGCTACATTCTGCAGTGTAATCTTTTTAGATTGTTTACTGAAATGCAAAGCCCACCCGCAAAGCCCACCCACCCGTGGCTAAAGTATTGGCACATGTAAATTTGCAGTTTAAGCCTGAGGTGCTTACCTTGAAGTTTGAGTGAATCAGGAAGCTCTGGTATGGGCTCAGAGGCAGACATTGTTGGTAAACAGTCCTTGGTAGTGGTCTTCTTAGGCAATAGCATTGCATAGGAGGTCCGCTGCCTAGTTCTACGTGCTATCTCACGTTCATTATGTAGCAGTTGGTCATCTGTTAACAAGGCACTGACTTGCTTAGACTTTTCTCTGATGTGATAACCTGTTGAAGTAATTAggtttaatttaaagaaaagaaatacttgGTAAATATGTTAGAAAACCACCATCCCATTCTGTAATGAGGACCAACTGGATATATCATGGGCCCCAGCAACTACAGACAAGTGCAAATTGCTAAGGATGCTGAGCTGTTTATAACCATAGAACAATGAGCCAAAAAAACAAGATCTCAGTAAGCAGTTGTCTTTAGTAGACTTACTTTGTAAGCGTCTGACAAGAGTTTAAGACACTGCATGTGTGGTTCATAAACTGAAGTATGTTTTTAGGTTAAGGTCTTTGAGGTTTTTCCTCCCTTTATTTCTTCCAAGGACCAGCTTTGTAGCAGCCCATTATTCTGGCTAAATGCTATTAGCAGGATGCTATTCCTTTGGTCAGAAAAGTGTTCAAACAGAATTCCTCCTTGCCTCTTTGGTGCATTAGTGTATTGTCTCTGTCGGGCCTTGCCAGTCCATAAGCTCTGAGCCTTCTGTATGGCAGTGCAAAACACTGCCACCAGTAGGCTGGCACAAGTATGTAGGGTTTTTCTAATAAATTTGGCTATGGTTGTGTGTAGTGACAAGGGAGTATTAGTGTCAATGTGAGTTATAGGGAACAAAGAAAGACGCTgaagtgcttttcatcttcaatcTCTGGAAAAGATTGTCAAGCCCAAAAATGCTAGGGTCCAAGGAAGATGTGAAGGATTAAAGATCTCTTTCAGAAGAGACGACATTATCCTATCAAAATGAATTTGTCTAGAGAGGGAAAAAGACACACTTTTTTTGTATTCTTCTAAAAAATCGACTGTGTTTAGCATGTGTTTaaaccataggtgccgacttcttCTGGCGCCgatgggtgctcgacccccctctgcccccggcctcgccctgactccaccccgcccttctccctcctgcccccattccaaccccttccccaaatccccgctccgcctcctccctgagtgcgccacgttcccgctcctccctcctagagcttgctacagctgtttggtggcggcaagcactgggaggtaggtggaggagcggggacatggtgcgctcaggggaggaggcagaggtgagatgaggtggggcggggagcttggctgctggtgggtgcagagcacccactaatttttccccgtgggtgctccagccctggagcatccacggagtcggcgcctatctGTGAAACAACATCCCCAAACTACCAGCTGTAATGGAGTCAGTTAAATAAAGCTGTTGATTCTGCTTAGGAGATTCACAGGTCTGAATTCATTGAGGGGCTGGTACAACAATGAAACAGAAAGGTGCATCAAATTCACTGGTTGCAATAGTTATCAGGGAAACAAACATAGAAACGACTGTATGTCATGATGATCCTTCTTATACTGGCAGAACCCTGGGAGGTGGAAGGGACGAGGGAATGTTGCTCCTCTTTCTGGTGTTTTGAGTGGGGAACCTTAACACGTGACTGAATCCCTCTGTTGGCAGGTATCAGGCATTGGTACTCCGTATCTTCTGTGTTTCTAGATCTATCTTACTGAGGTACACATAATTATAAGAATCCAGTATTAAGATGTTCTACTAATGTATAttactctctctccccccataacTGCTTCAAACATTGAATTTGATAGCTCCTCTAATCTCAAAGTCGGATGACCCACCAAGTGAATTCTGTCCTGGCATTCTCCTAAGTAGAGTGACCAGCTTTATTTAATTTATTGTATTTGAAGCTGATAGTTTCAGGATGTTGTTTCTGTTAACTGGGATGTCCAGGCACTGCAAACTGACATTACATAACTCAGTCAGTGGATTTCCACTGGGTTTGTTCTGCGATTTGACCTGCATACCACCACAGATTTAAACAGTGGTGAGATGGAGACACTTTCTCCTTTGTTGAGACAGCTGTGagagcaccactgaaatgctgatTGTCATGCGACAGTTCTAGTTTTCATAAATCTGAGTCCCATGACCCTCAGATTCTTGTAGTATGATTAAATGGTCTTGAATTTATTTAATCTCATTCTCATAGCAATATGAAATGAAGCAACATCATTATGCACTGCTGCAACATCATTACATGAAAACTGAGCTATAGCAGTGTCATGATTTAGCATCATGGTGTGATCATTTTGTCCTGCAGGACAGATACAAATAGTTGGCATTTCAAAGCTAGTAGGAGCAGTATTAAGCTTTTATCAGCTGGAATTCACTTTTACATACATCACATGGGAACATGAATTGCCCAGTGTGATAAGCCCATCACTGCCAATAATTCATCTAATTTACTATGGTAAGGTGGATGCATGGTTGGATCTCAGAGCCAACAGGCCAGTAGCTTCATCTACCAGCTCATGCTGCTCCCAGCAGTGCTGCATTCTTATTAATAATTTAATCTTGTCTTTGAAGTTCAGCTCCTAGCAGTTTGCCTccttttttctcattttctttcacttctgtttaaaaTTATAATGGTCCATTTCAACAAAATTAACTGTAATTTCATGGATCAGCACATCAGGAATAAGTTTTATACATAATACTATAATCCATGTAGTTGTTTCCCCAAAAGCAAATTGACTTGATGAGCAATTCTGTCTCCTGTGTAAATAACCCTGGTTCTAATTAAGACCTATGTTAtttcaggggtttttttggttttagtATTTTCTGGCAATTCATGGGTATGGcagtttttttaaaggaaatgtttACCAAATATAACATGAGGGTAATAATATAACCTAGTTTTTAcatagtacttttcatcagtatatctcaaagtactttacaaaggagggtaaatatcattatctccttttcacagatggggaaactgaggttcaggaggtgaagtgacttgcccaaggtcacccaggaggaCAGTGGCTGAATCAGGTtttctgggttccagtccagtgtGTTATCTACTAGGTCATACTGCCTCCCATCgttaattttatttacttttaactaacccctcccccaggctttTATCCATGTTTCATTCTTCATTACAGTATACTtaaactggctttttttttttaaattaatttagtcCTCATGGAAGTTTCCAGACTGATAAAACCTAACACAGGTAAGTCTTCTATTTATATGTACAACAGGTGCATCATGGGCAGTGACAGGACAAGATTCCTACACCACCCTATCAATATGTCATCAGTAATACCCTGGAAAAATCACTTCTAGGGCTAGATGATGGGAAGTTTGTTTATTGTGGCCTCTATTCAGTTTCACCGTCTCCCTGTTGAGATTGCCAGCCAGTGGATTAATTAGTATGAAACTGGGTGGTTCTTTTTGTAATATGTACACTTTTCTGCTATGAATTGGACTGCAGCTTCCAATTTATTTCACAAAGGTCACTAAACATATATTGGATGGTAAGAACTTTCAGTTGTTACCAACCTGTCCCAGActgcataggcgccaacttcccctctttcccgtgggtgctcgatccccgcccccactccactccttccatgaggccccgtggagtcggcgcctaCGCCAGACTGGAACCGGAGACCTAGAGATTATGGTGATAATAAAGATAAAAGGCCACATATCCCAGTTCCCTATGCCATCAAATTCTCAAACTGACTTTACTTTCATTATTCCTGAGGTGGGCCAGTGTACTCAAGTTCTGATGGCAAACATGCCCAAAGGCAAACATCAAGTGTTTACTTTTAAATATGATAAATTTCACTGGCATACTGACCTGAAATCTATTAGTCTAGCATGATCCAACCCTGCACTAATgacaaatttaattatattattgtAACCATTATTTAGTGGCTCAGTAacccttaagaacataagaatagccatactgggtcagaccaatgttccatctagcccagtatcctgtcttctgacaatggtcaatgccaggtgcttcagagggaataaacagaacaggtaatcatcaagtgatccatcccgtgttgcccttcccagcttctggcaaaccgaggCTAGGGTCACTTCAGAGCATgattttgcatccctgcccatcctggctaatagccattgatgggtctatcctccatgaacttcttaACCAAGGCCTTTGATATGCCATATCAGGGCTAAATACTACATGCTGTAGTTCCTTCAGCATTTGCCTCTGAGTCACGGTACACATGGCATACTACTGAGGGTATATCTATGCAGCAGCTGGAATTGTGCTTCCTAGAACAGGTAGACAGCCATGCGTTAGCTCTGGTCAAGCTTGtacgctaaaaatagctgtgggctagctgcccaagtacaatcCTGAATGACCCCGTGGGTACATGCTCAGATGGCTAGCCTGAGTTCCCAcagccacactgctgtttttagcacaatagtgtgacaaagtcaggccCCACGGCTGCAAGAGGGTCCTGAAAGGCCGATATATTAGCCCAGAAGGTTACAGGCCCTTTTTCCTACAAGCTGAGAAGGGATTACCTCAGGTCAATTAGGGACACCTgaatccaattaagggctgcctggggcctttaaaaacccctcctctggggagagagagacaagctactGCCAGGCTACTGTCAGCAGGGAAACAAGCTCTTCCAGGCTGAGAGGCTGTGCTCCTTCCCATAGGGGAACAGCCAAACCCAAGTGCCTGCTgggggaaggactgacaccccaGGGCAAGCAACAGGATGATACCCTGccccagggaggaggcagggaaggtatcccattttgtttttgtgtttacgagactgtttcctttttgtttggtgAAGGATCACCCCTTAGGCCAACCCTGGGGCCTACCCTGAAAACACAGCCAAAGGAGCACAGAAAGTGGAAGGCAAAGTGtggctgatttaccccaggccTGCCATCGCCAGAGGGAGAAGTGCTAAGTCTGACGAGACGaaggaggtgccttgccacaaTAGCTTGAGCAGAACTAGCATGTGTCTGTCCACCAACACTGGGAAGCCCCCTCTCaactgctatgtagacatacccttcatcCCTTAAGAGGCACTGCACTGAGCAACCATATCAGTTACACCACTGTCTTATTAATGTTCTTATATTCTGAGGTTTGTAGCTAAATCGTTGCTACCTCACAGTCTTCTCCCCTTAGGTTTCCGTATACTGTCAAGAGAATTTCTATGTGAAGTACTACACCCTCATATCTACAGTCTAACatatttcaatatatattttatagtcAGGTATTATGGTATACTCTTGCGTATTCTCATCTCACCATTTTTCAGAAATGGCATGCTAATCTTCTCCCAGTTCCAAGCATTCCACCTCACCCATATTTGCATTTAAACGTCTTTCAACAGTGCATAGGCACACGGGTTGAAATTCTGGCCTCTTTGACCTCAATAGTGCTGGGATTTTACCCTTTCTTTTTATATGTGAGAGATGGGAGCATTTTTATGTATCCTTTTTTTCGCTACCATGGTAAattgctcctccatatccccttCCTGTGCATTTTCCTTCAGTGCAGCCATAATTACTTGCTATATTTTCCCCAGCAATTAGTTTAAATAATCCCCCCAAAAACCTTCTTAATTTTAATTGACAGGCCTTGTCAAGCTACATTTACCTTGATCCTTTCCAGCCTCATCTATATAATGAAAGTCCTTTAATGTCTGAATGTTAAAGAGCCCCTCTTGACAATGCTGTATGACTTTCTTTGATCCATTCTTGATGAGATAATCCAAGAGCATGAGGGATTTATACACATGCCTCCAGTTCTTTCCCTGGTCGTTCATCCTGTGCCATATCATGTTCATAATCTCCAAAAGAGAAACTGTATTGTATGTCAGGTCACTGATCTCTAACATTAGTGAACTAGAGGGACCCCATGGGTCATTAGAGGTTGCTTCCCTGACTTTAACCTCAGAATCAGAATAATTTTTCACAAAGTTCTTCATGTGCCTCCTGAGTGCCATGGAGATGACAGGTTGCTCAGCTGATAAAGTAGGTAAGAGACGCCTGTGCTGCTGTCCCTGTCTCCACCTCAGCAAACCACAATGATTCTGCAAACAGAACAATACAAGGAACACGTGTAACTTGTTATCCACTCAACATTttggaggaagaggggaaggctGATATAATGATCAGTTTCTTAACAATAGGGGCCAGCGAACATTGGGAGCACTATGATTGCAATCATAGAGCATTACCTTCTGGTCCTACCTAGCCCAAAAAGGAGACCCATCCTACTTGTCCCTAACCAGAAGTATGGCAACTATGATTAATGGCCGCAAGGGTGAGAATACAGTGAAGGGGATACTTAGGTTCTCCTTAGGAAAGACTGCAGTAGGGCAACAAACTGGAAGGAAGATGACCTGTGTTCTACTTAACGGCCTTGTTATTAATttgctgaccttgggcaagacacttaatctctctgtacttcagtttactcatctgtaTAAGTGTTAAATATAGTTATTAgtgatcattatttattattaggtgTTTGTCAAGAATAGTaaagtcactgaaggtggaagaagGGATAGAACATTTAATTATCTAGCAAACTTAACTAAAACTAGACCATACCTTCCATTGTTAAACCAGAGCTCCAGGTCGCTTGTATGGTGCCCCTGTAGTTAGTACTTTGCTCACACATACAAGAGACCAGAGTTCAAATACCAGATTCAGACTTGGGCCTGCAGAAGTTAAATTATACTGCCAGGGCAGTTTATGCATGCAGGGAGGAAATGGTCTCATGTCACTCTGCAGTGACCCTTCTCTCTTCTGCTCCTCTAAATTGGAGAGGGAGGGTAGAGGAAGGAAAAACAGGGTTCCATTTAGCTGAGGACTGCTCTGCTAAACTGAATAGAGATTCTCTACTGATCATCTTGGATTTGTCAGCTTTCACAGCTGGCATACGCAACAGGGGGGTGTATTTTAGTTGAGGCAGTGATAGCATAAAAAGGGAACACAGCCTCCAAACAATTTAAACAAAGCCTGCGAATTGTCAATTCACAGCTTTATGAGATGAACCCATTCCCCTTCCTTCTTTTCATTAGTTATCATGAGGGTGGGTAGGTCTCTGTGCAGTTCCCAACTGAGTCACCAGCAAAGGCTGTCATGATCATGTATCAAATTGATTTCAAGCCCTGACAAGTGCCCAGCCACAATGAGGGAGACAATGTGTAATCAGATTTTATGCACACAAAAGgcaaaatattaaaattcataacaaatgtgtttgttttcCACCTTGCTTCCCCACATCCACCAACACCTTTGTCCACTCCGACTTCTATTATTTTGATTGATTCATTCAATGTTGGATTTTTAACACAATGGCAGGGATAGGCATGAATCTGAAGCAAAACACCAAATGTTaccttttcaatttttaaaataaaggagatAATTAACCTTTTTATCAAAGTATACACAACTTCAAGTAAGTTGGATGGAAAATATATTGGTTTAATTAAGATATTGTAGAGGGCGATAACTGCAAGTGCTGGGAACCTGGAGAGCAAAAAGAATCTGTCTGAGGAGGGTACTGCATAGTTTACAActccctgcttctctctcttgTTTGCACTTCAAATGGAGTCAATTTTTATCTGTCTCACTCctgcagagaaaaaaatgatGTTATAGTATGTTTCAATGAAGCTATTAAAAATTTCAATCACAGCAGGTGTCATAACCATActgctaagggtagcctagaattcctccttacctgtaaggggttaagaagttcaaataacctggttggcacctgaccaaaaggaccaatggggaaagaagatactttcaaatcttgtgggggaggctttgttttggtgtgttctcttgggaagcagagaagcatcaggtcagaaaactccttctcctataaaccatcctaaaagtctctcagattacaaattgtaagtaaaagcccgGCAAGGCATGTTacattatcttttgttctgcttgtaaatttttcctttgctggagggaggtttactcctggtttttgtaactttaaaactaagcctagaggaaattctgctgtgtttttgaatcttttgttaccctgtaaagttattttccatcctgattttacagaggtgatttttacctttttttaaaataaaatccttcttttaaaaacctgactgatttctctattgtcctaagacccaggggtttgggtctgcgattactttgtaaccaattggttaggatatgattctcaagcctccccaggaaagggggtgtaggggcttgggggaataggaactccaagtggtcctttccctaattctttgttaaatcacttggtggtggcagcataccgcccaagggcaaagaatttgtgccttggggaagttttaacctaagctggtaaaaataagcttaggggttctttcatgtgggtccccacatctgtaccctagagttcagagtggcgagggaaccctgacagcaggatttctCTCCTGCCTTTGTGTCTTTCTTTGTTTTGGTGCACTGATGCACTGTGACAGTGGTTATGTAGCAGCACATATTGATCTGTTTTTTACAAGTTGATTAGATAACTATTAGAATCATAACCTGCTGGAGTTGAACACTTAGCACCAGTGCCTTTGTCCTCCTGGTGTGGGTCTCCCCACTCATCTTGATTTCTGTGGGGCTGGACTTACTTTTGACATGGTGTTCTATGACTTCCAAGCTAGGCAtgtaagtttgtttgtttgtttgttaaggtGAATTTACTGATAGTGAAAGGTTCAAGAGTAACAGCTTGAAGTTTTCTATTTGCAGAACAGGAACAGCATGGGCAACATCAGTACAAACCTGCAGCTCACATTAGATGTCAAGAAATATATTGGGGATACAAAAATCAATGCAATGCTGGGTCACGGCATCACAGTACAACATTTGGGGGCAACATTACATAGGACTCCTAGGTCTACATAATAAatattatgctttttaaaaatacctagaATTACTTATTTACTCAACACCCTGGATCATATCTTAAAGAACAGTGTACCTGATTAAAACTATGTAACAATTATTTATTCATAATTAAACCCAGATCATTAAACTAAAATATATTCCtgctaaaaatagaaaacttGATATgcacaatttaatttaaataacatTAAAGCTAAACTGTACAGCCAGGAAATGAATAGTTAAGGACCACAAACTGGATgtagctgtgattttttttctgttttttgttgttgtttgtcaGTTCATATCATAAACATAATGTCATGTAAATGAAACTGTGCCTCATAGTTAGTCTTTTGTGCTACTAATCAAAAAATCAATATTTGGTTCTCGCATCCTGTCGCTCATTACCTGAGCCAGCCATCTCTGGGATTAGTGTGTCTGTGCTACCACATGAAAGACACAGACTGATTTTGTCCAGATCTGCCGGATTGCTCCCAAACTCAGCAATGGCCGGGAGACCTAAGAGAACCTCACTTTAACCCTTGTTGGCATCTGGGAGGTTAGGCTGAGTGTAGCTCTGCAATAACTTATTTGGCCAAGCTATGAGCAGTGCTGATGAACCCTCAAAAGGGATTCCCATTTAGAAACTAGACCTAAAGCACAAGTGTAACAGTGAGTGCATGAAATCCAGAAATCTGGGGATCCCACTTCAGGAACTTTTAtgattttatttcagtttcacCAAATGATGATTTTTTGGCTCACGGTCTACAAAAAAATGTGTACGTTTTAAATCCTGTTTTCAAACCATCAAGCCAACATCTCACTAGCAGGGAGAAACTTCTCCTTATGTCAGGTTATTCCATTAGTGCCTGCTGCAGGGTTTCTTTCACCTCCTCTGGCACTGAAACAGCTGGTACTAGCTGCTGCCAGAGACAAGGTACTAGGCTAggtggaccatgggtctgatgaTTCAATATggcagaaagagatcttggaatcgttgtggctagttctctgaaaacccactcaatgtgcagcagctgtcaaaaaagcgaacagaatgttgggaatcattaagaaagggatagataataagaccgaaaatatcatattgcccctatataaatccatggtacgcccacatcttgaatactgtgtgcatatctggtcaccccatctcaaaaaggatatattggaattggaaaaggttcagaaaatggcaacaaaaattattaggggcacagaacagcttctgtatgaggagcaattaataagactgggacttttcagcttggaaaggagccaactaagggggaatatgatagaggtctataaaatcatggctggtgtggagaaagtaaacaacacgagaactaggggtcaccaaatgaaattaataggaggcaggtttaaaacaaaaggaagtattttttcacacacagtcaacctgtggaactccttgccagaggatgttgtgaaggccaagactataacaggaatcaaaaaagaactagataagttcatggagagtaggtccatcaatggctattagccagaatgggcaggtatggtgtccttagcctctgtttgccagaagctgagaataggagacagggatggatcacctgataattacctgttctgttcattccctctggagcacctggcattgaccattgtgggaagacaggatactggcctagatggacctttggtctgacccagtatggccgtttctACATTCTTATCTAGGTTCCATACCTGCCTGTAATAATGATGGTTTCCAGACACATCAGCAGGTGTCTTGCATGGAAGTTCAGCGAGAGCTGGCTTTGGATCCATTAAACCTGCCATTTAAGGGAGCCCATGGTTGACAGAACAACCCCCACTTGCAGGCAGATGGGTGTTACTACAGATGACCACTCAGCTGGAGCTGTGCCAGGCCTTGTGCAGTAGGAGAGTTGTGGAACCAGAAGGGAGGGATTGAGGTGCGCTCCCCACTCCAGAAAcaacccctggggtggggggcagctcctCACAATCCTAAATCCAGCCCCACTCCCAGGGGAGCGTAAGGCTAGACCTGCCAGTTCTCTGCCGTCAGTGGCTGCTCCCAGCAATGTGGCTCACTGAGAGGATGGCTGTGAAGGCAGGCGACATCTAGGAGAGGGCAGCCACGGGGGGCTCCTGAACAGGGGatgcccccgcctcccccagacacacacGACTGCAGGTAAAAACAGGACACAGCACATGACTCTCTCTAGCCCTGGAGATGCCCCAGCAGGGGCAAGACAAGCTTTAAACAGGGAGAGACCCCGCCCCGCTCTCATTAACGAGTGGGGTTAAGTGGCTGAGGGCACCGGGGTTCATGTGCACATACAGGCCCAGGCAAAGGCTTCACATTGCTGGGCTTGCACCCCACCCTCATTACCTGAGGAAAACTTAGCAGTAGCGACCGGTAGGCATCGTTTTCCCACTTAAAATTCAAACTGCCATCAATCAGCTGCAAAGGCCCGCCTCTCCCTGTCCTCTTCCAATCAGAATGCTCGTACCCACTGTTCTTCCCTCATCTTGCATTCAAAGCGGCTGTCAATCACCTTCCAAGCCCCACCCCTTCATCACATCCAATCAGAATTCTAGCTATTCCTCTGCCTTACCAGCCCTGGGAAACCTGCTGAAAGGAGCAAGGACTGCTCTGCCACATTTTGtaatggtggggtggggaggtgagcaTTTGACTGACACACCTTCAACTTCTGCTAGGCTCCGCGCCTTAATTTCAGCAATCAATAGATTTTCAGGCCTCCCTAATACAACAGGAAAGCTCTCCCCTGCCTTTtttatggttttatttttatactttttttttaatccataaaCATTTCACAGTCTAAACAAAGGTGAAATTCAAAGTTGCGGGGAGGCCGTAGCACCAACCTTGGATAGTCACTAGTGCTGCCTCCTCCAGATCTCAATCCCCTCATCCagatcgtagaatcatagaatatcagggctggaagggacctcaggaggtcatctagttaaTGCAATAACCTCTCCAAGTTAACGCAATAACCCCTCCCCCGAGTGTCTGAACTGATGTATTGATAAATGAATTAACACGTTTTCCCAACTAGACCGCCACTTACGGGAAATGAGAGCTTTGCACCCCCTTGCATGCAGCCAAAACACACATCCCAAGTCACACTCATTTCACAGGTTGCTAAAATCTCTTGGTCTATAGTGCTGCTTCttttccacccacccacccctctcaCTGTGGTGTGCTCCCCCACCTCAGCGCTACCTATGagttctctcactctctcttaaCGGAGACATATGCACATTCACACATACATGCACATGATGGACGATATCAACTTGAAGGGGGAGTTTTGGTGGTAGACATACCCACACATTAGAATGCTAGTGACACTGTGGCTATCCCATTTGCCATGTTGTTGACTTGAATGAGAGGCGATCAGGCTAAATTTTAATAGCCCCACCTGGTTCAAAAAGGAGACTTGGGACCTGTCAGTCCTAAATTCAAACCCAAAGCAATAAATAGATCTTGGGGTGCACAGGAGAATGCATCAAATGCAACCAAAGCACAGAACTGCAGTAGCATTCACTAAAACTCCTATGATATAGGTTTAACCCAGGcagtgaaaaaacaaaacccatacTAAACTAACTAAGCTCCACGCCCCGGGCTGTGAGCTGTCATGTCTGCAAGTTCCTGCGTGGTTTGTGGTTTGCAGATGACTGCCTGATTGGCTGAACTTCATGGTGAAGAGAGGAGGGTGCACAGGGTGAAAGGTTTGAATGGCTCCAGAAGCATCTACCTTTGGGTAAGCGCTTAATCTGAAGACAAGAAC is a genomic window of Lepidochelys kempii isolate rLepKem1 chromosome 1, rLepKem1.hap2, whole genome shotgun sequence containing:
- the ENTHD1 gene encoding ENTH domain-containing protein 1, translating into MALRRHMKNFVKNYSDSEVKVREATSNDPWGPSSSLMLEISDLTYNTVSLLEIMNMIWHRMNDQGKNWRHVYKSLMLLDYLIKNGSKKVIQHCQEGLFNIQTLKDFHYIDEAGKDQGYHIREKSKQVSALLTDDQLLHNEREIARRTRQRTSYAMLLPKKTTTKDCLPTMSASEPIPELPDSLKLQVFQRFTCSLYNIQDLMLSRYTNRRPEVLQFLVTVGMNKV